One stretch of Oceanispirochaeta sp. M1 DNA includes these proteins:
- the istA gene encoding IS21 family transposase gives MTEISNIRNLYFEEGKSITEIYRITGKDRKTIRTYIEKEDWNIAGEPLKSESTFTKLDPYKSEIDSWLTDDKKAKKKQRHTAMRVFNRLIEIYGDDFDCSYRTVAGYFSVKKKEIFNGEKGYIPLEHIAGEAQGDFGDADYYENGKKYSGKYLNLSFPHSNKGYFQLFKGENQECLFEGLLNIFEHIGGVPPKIWFDNTSTIVKRVLKNGGRDLTDDFLRFQTHYNFESVFCNPNAGHEKGNVEGKVGYHRRNMLVPVPRFNSLASFNVALLEKCEEDAMRKHYRKDSNIEELFSADRSALLPMPRTRLDVSKYRTVKTNKYGRFYLGNGLHEYSISPRYSGESVRVKITANEVIPLDDSLRDIVKHERLYGNHKQQSMKWLPYLKQLSRRPGALKYSGIYQLLPPIMNTYLERCDKAGIGQVLQMIATLTELSDFESAVKTVENALDYEVIDTDSLLNLHNRIHGDFVELPALKLSENVPVMAGLSTDMSIYDRKLKSSGVLV, from the coding sequence ATGACGGAGATTAGCAACATCAGAAACCTATATTTTGAAGAAGGGAAAAGCATTACTGAGATTTATCGAATTACAGGCAAGGACAGGAAAACAATAAGAACTTATATTGAGAAGGAGGATTGGAATATAGCGGGTGAACCCCTAAAATCTGAAAGTACCTTTACCAAGCTCGACCCATATAAATCAGAGATTGACAGCTGGCTCACCGATGATAAAAAGGCTAAGAAAAAGCAGCGGCATACTGCAATGCGAGTGTTTAACAGACTTATAGAAATATATGGTGATGATTTTGACTGTTCATACCGTACCGTTGCCGGATACTTTTCCGTGAAGAAAAAAGAGATTTTCAATGGAGAAAAGGGATATATACCCCTGGAACATATTGCCGGTGAAGCCCAGGGAGATTTTGGTGATGCTGACTACTATGAAAATGGAAAGAAGTATAGCGGAAAATATCTTAACCTCTCTTTTCCACACAGCAATAAAGGATATTTCCAGTTATTCAAGGGAGAGAACCAGGAATGCCTGTTTGAGGGTCTGCTAAATATCTTTGAGCACATAGGTGGAGTACCACCCAAAATATGGTTTGACAATACCAGTACCATAGTAAAAAGGGTGTTGAAAAATGGTGGACGGGACTTAACTGATGACTTTCTAAGGTTTCAGACTCACTACAATTTTGAATCCGTTTTTTGCAATCCTAACGCAGGTCATGAAAAGGGAAATGTCGAAGGGAAAGTGGGTTACCACAGAAGAAATATGCTCGTGCCGGTACCTCGGTTTAACAGTCTGGCATCATTCAACGTAGCACTGCTTGAGAAGTGTGAAGAAGATGCGATGAGAAAACACTACCGCAAGGATTCCAACATCGAAGAGCTTTTTTCTGCCGATAGATCGGCACTACTGCCCATGCCCAGAACGCGGCTTGATGTCAGTAAATACAGAACCGTTAAAACCAACAAATACGGCAGGTTCTATCTGGGAAACGGTCTTCATGAATATTCCATTTCCCCCAGGTATTCAGGGGAATCTGTCCGTGTGAAGATCACGGCAAACGAAGTGATACCCCTAGACGATAGCTTAAGAGACATTGTGAAGCATGAAAGGCTCTATGGAAATCATAAACAGCAGAGCATGAAGTGGTTACCTTACCTGAAACAGCTCTCCAGACGCCCTGGAGCATTAAAATACTCTGGGATATACCAATTACTCCCTCCAATAATGAACACCTACCTCGAAAGATGTGATAAAGCCGGAATTGGTCAAGTTCTACAAATGATTGCCACATTAACCGAGTTAAGTGATTTTGAGAGTGCAGTGAAAACTGTTGAAAATGCTCTTGATTATGAAGTAATCGATACTGACAGTTTGCTCAATCTCCATAACCGTATTCATGGAGACTTTGTAGAACTGCCAGCGTTGAAACTTTCTGAAAATGTTCCTGTAATGGCCGGGCTCTCCACAGATATGAGTATCTATGACCGGAAACTTAAGAGTTCAGGAGTTTTGGTATGA